In one window of Microbacterium dextranolyticum DNA:
- a CDS encoding nucleosidase, with protein sequence MKLLVAALASELVAFEQDPDGFERLVTGPGKMHATYALTRRLDAGGVEEIVVVGTAGALDASLTGVYDIAEALQHDVSDIDGVVGQHVSLPARVVTGRGDAVIATGDSFVDDADAVASIRSLGATLVDMETYSYIWVAQQFGVPITVLKAVSDNAQDDAITDWRDAVAACSVVLRREVRERYGV encoded by the coding sequence GTGAAACTCCTCGTCGCCGCACTCGCTTCCGAACTCGTCGCCTTCGAGCAGGACCCGGATGGATTCGAACGCCTCGTCACCGGCCCCGGCAAGATGCACGCAACGTATGCGCTGACGCGACGCCTGGACGCCGGGGGCGTCGAGGAGATCGTCGTCGTCGGGACCGCGGGCGCGCTGGATGCCTCTCTCACCGGCGTGTACGACATCGCCGAGGCCCTCCAGCACGACGTGTCGGACATCGACGGCGTCGTCGGCCAGCACGTCTCCCTCCCCGCGCGCGTGGTGACGGGGCGCGGGGACGCGGTCATCGCGACGGGCGACAGCTTCGTGGACGATGCGGATGCCGTGGCATCCATCCGGTCGCTCGGCGCGACCCTCGTCGATATGGAGACCTACTCGTACATCTGGGTGGCGCAGCAGTTCGGCGTACCGATCACGGTGCTGAAGGCCGTGTCGGACAACGCGCAGGACGACGCGATCACCGATTGGCGCGACGCGGTCGCCGCCTGCAGCGTCGTGCTGCGTCGCGAGGTGCGCGAGCGCTACGGGGTCTGA
- a CDS encoding exonuclease SbcCD subunit D, whose protein sequence is MRILHTSDWHIGRTFHGHATLDALRGVLEALTDQVREHDVDVVVVAGDVFDSATPAAGCYTLLSDTLRALADTGAQVVVTSGNHDSAARLGFQAGLLRDGIHVLTDPGRIAEPVTVVDADGPVHIYGIPFLEPALLRHEWAGVRSQADVLTHAMDLVRADLAERRGSDPHARSVAMAHCFAAGVEPTPHLERDIQQGGLDVVPLAAFDGVDYVALGHIHGRQQLAPHIRYAGAPLHYSFGEGDKPRGSWLIELGAEGFSGAHWLPLPVPRRLMTLRGELDDLLSDTAHAEAEAAWVSVEYTDALPQADPLRRLQQRFPHCAAVVHAPVGAQTGDARTYVQRVRAARTDQELVDAFLAHVRAGEGASDRESDVLRDVLDERTRAEALA, encoded by the coding sequence ATGCGGATCCTGCACACCTCGGACTGGCACATCGGGCGGACCTTCCACGGCCACGCGACGCTCGATGCCCTCCGTGGCGTGCTCGAGGCGCTGACCGATCAGGTGCGCGAGCACGACGTCGACGTCGTGGTGGTCGCCGGTGACGTCTTCGACTCGGCCACCCCCGCGGCGGGGTGCTACACACTGCTGTCCGACACGCTCCGCGCGCTCGCGGACACCGGCGCTCAGGTCGTCGTGACCAGCGGCAACCACGACTCCGCCGCACGTCTGGGGTTTCAAGCGGGGCTCCTGCGCGACGGCATCCACGTGCTCACGGACCCTGGCCGCATCGCCGAGCCGGTCACCGTCGTCGACGCGGACGGTCCCGTCCACATCTACGGCATCCCCTTCCTCGAGCCCGCGCTGCTGCGCCACGAATGGGCGGGCGTCCGCTCGCAGGCGGATGTTCTGACGCACGCGATGGATCTCGTCCGCGCCGATCTCGCGGAGCGTCGCGGCTCGGATCCGCACGCGCGGTCGGTCGCGATGGCGCACTGTTTCGCTGCGGGCGTCGAGCCGACCCCGCATCTCGAGCGCGACATCCAGCAGGGCGGTCTCGATGTCGTCCCGCTGGCGGCATTCGACGGGGTCGACTACGTCGCGCTCGGGCACATCCACGGGCGACAGCAGCTGGCGCCCCACATCCGTTACGCCGGGGCTCCGCTGCACTACTCCTTCGGTGAGGGCGACAAACCGCGCGGGTCGTGGTTGATCGAGCTGGGGGCCGAGGGCTTCTCGGGGGCGCACTGGCTGCCGTTGCCGGTGCCCCGACGTCTCATGACGCTGCGGGGCGAGCTCGACGACCTGCTCTCCGACACCGCCCATGCCGAGGCGGAGGCGGCCTGGGTCAGCGTCGAGTACACGGATGCCCTGCCGCAGGCCGATCCGCTGCGCCGGCTGCAGCAGCGGTTCCCCCATTGCGCCGCGGTCGTGCACGCACCGGTGGGGGCGCAGACGGGCGACGCGCGGACCTACGTGCAGAGGGTGCGCGCTGCGCGCACCGATCAGGAGCTGGTGGATGCGTTCCTCGCGCACGTGCGTGCGGGCGAGGGCGCGAGTGATCGCGAGAGCGACGTCCTGCGCGACGTGCTCGACGAGCGCACCCGGGCGGAGGCGCTTGCGTGA
- a CDS encoding NAD(+) synthase, with protein MSENLPFESVYRHGFARVAACTVPVAIADPAANAAAVIASARRAHDEGAAVAVFPELCLTGYAIDDLVMQDPVLDAVLAAIDEIVVASRSLRPLLAVGAPLLLGSRLVNCAVVIQAGRVLGIAPKTFLPTYREFYEARWYGTGAEAPRTTVIAGTEVPVGADLLFAATDVPGLVVHAEVCEDVWVPIPPSSTAALAGATVLLNLSGSPITVARADDRHLLAKSQSFRCLAAYVYAAAGQGESTNDVSWDGQTMIYEAGALLAETDRFPDGPRTALADIDLDRLRQDRLRQGTFDDNRAVAAPAASAVRRIPFTVGVGVDGFGADATTLHRPLDRFPFVPDDAARLDQDCYEAFTIQVSGLEQRMRAIGQPRPVIGVSGGLDSTHALLVVARAMDRMGRPRSDILAYTMPGFATSDHTKSNAVALAEAIGASIETIDIRPMATEILTGIGHPFAHGEPVYDVTFENVQAGARTDFLFRLANQHGGFVVGTSDLSELALGWATYGVGDQMSHYAVNAGVPKTLIQHLIRWVIAHSDADAATDLSDDAKAVLQSVLDTEISPELVPAGQDGKVQSTEDTIGPYALHDFALFHILRYGLRPSKIAFLAEQAWGDATAGAWPPGFPDADRYAYDRATIVRWLRVFLKRYFGFAQFKRTAIPNGPKVLPAGSLSPRGDWRAPSDGNARVWLDELSAALPELSA; from the coding sequence GTGAGCGAGAACCTGCCGTTCGAGAGCGTCTACCGGCACGGGTTCGCGCGGGTCGCGGCGTGCACCGTGCCCGTCGCGATCGCCGACCCGGCCGCCAACGCCGCCGCCGTCATCGCCTCCGCGCGCCGTGCCCACGACGAGGGCGCCGCCGTCGCCGTGTTCCCCGAGCTGTGCCTCACCGGGTACGCGATCGACGATCTGGTCATGCAGGATCCGGTCCTCGACGCGGTGCTCGCGGCGATCGACGAGATCGTCGTCGCCTCGCGGTCGCTGCGCCCCCTGCTCGCCGTCGGCGCTCCGCTGCTGCTCGGGTCGCGGCTGGTCAACTGCGCCGTCGTGATCCAGGCCGGGCGGGTCCTCGGCATCGCCCCGAAGACGTTCCTTCCCACCTACCGCGAGTTCTACGAGGCGCGCTGGTACGGCACCGGCGCCGAGGCGCCGCGCACCACCGTGATCGCGGGCACCGAGGTGCCGGTGGGTGCCGACCTGCTCTTCGCAGCGACCGATGTTCCCGGTCTCGTCGTGCACGCCGAGGTGTGCGAAGACGTGTGGGTGCCCATCCCCCCGTCCTCGACGGCAGCGCTCGCGGGCGCGACGGTGCTGCTCAACCTCTCCGGCAGCCCCATCACGGTGGCGCGCGCCGACGACCGGCATCTGCTGGCGAAGTCGCAGTCGTTCCGCTGCCTCGCGGCCTATGTCTACGCCGCCGCCGGGCAGGGCGAGTCGACCAACGACGTCTCATGGGACGGCCAGACGATGATCTACGAGGCGGGCGCCCTCCTCGCCGAGACCGACCGCTTTCCCGACGGGCCGCGCACCGCTCTCGCCGACATCGACCTCGACCGCCTTCGTCAGGACCGGCTGCGTCAGGGTACGTTCGACGACAACCGCGCCGTGGCCGCGCCTGCGGCATCCGCCGTCCGCCGCATCCCCTTCACAGTGGGCGTCGGCGTCGACGGGTTCGGCGCGGATGCCACCACACTCCATCGACCGCTCGACCGCTTCCCGTTCGTCCCGGACGACGCGGCGCGGCTCGACCAGGACTGCTACGAGGCGTTCACCATCCAGGTGTCCGGCCTCGAGCAGCGCATGCGCGCGATCGGGCAGCCGCGACCGGTCATCGGCGTCTCCGGAGGCCTCGACTCGACGCACGCCCTGCTCGTCGTCGCGCGCGCGATGGACCGCATGGGCCGCCCGCGCAGCGACATCCTCGCCTACACGATGCCGGGGTTCGCGACGAGCGACCACACGAAGTCGAACGCCGTCGCCCTCGCCGAGGCGATCGGCGCGTCGATCGAGACGATCGACATCCGCCCGATGGCGACCGAGATCCTGACGGGCATCGGGCATCCCTTCGCGCACGGCGAGCCCGTGTACGACGTCACGTTCGAGAACGTGCAGGCGGGCGCGCGCACCGACTTCCTCTTCCGCCTCGCCAACCAGCACGGCGGCTTCGTCGTCGGCACCTCCGACCTCTCCGAGCTGGCGCTCGGCTGGGCGACGTACGGCGTCGGCGATCAGATGAGCCACTACGCCGTGAACGCCGGCGTGCCCAAGACCCTCATCCAGCACCTGATCCGCTGGGTGATCGCCCACTCTGACGCGGATGCCGCCACCGACCTCTCCGACGACGCGAAGGCCGTTCTGCAATCGGTCCTCGACACCGAGATCAGCCCCGAGCTCGTCCCCGCCGGCCAGGACGGCAAAGTGCAGTCCACCGAGGACACGATCGGTCCCTACGCCCTGCACGACTTCGCGCTCTTCCACATCCTGCGCTACGGGCTGCGCCCGTCGAAGATCGCCTTCCTCGCGGAGCAGGCGTGGGGGGATGCCACGGCGGGCGCCTGGCCGCCCGGATTCCCGGATGCCGACCGCTACGCCTACGACCGCGCCACGATCGTGCGCTGGCTGCGGGTGTTCCTGAAGCGCTACTTCGGCTTCGCGCAGTTCAAGCGCACCGCGATCCCGAACGGCCCCAAGGTGCTGCCGGCAGGCTCGCTCTCGCCGCGGGGCGATTGGCGCGCGCCGTCGGACGGCAACGCACGGGTCTGGCTCGACGAGCTGAGCGCCGCGCTTCCCGAGCTCTCCGCCTGA
- a CDS encoding endo-1,4-beta-xylanase → MNSPSPLARRRWAVALAASLAAGALLAPAAAAAATPTPAPVTVLFSNFEQGRIAPWVAYGDGVSLSSYHTVRLSHETSLRVAQRTQSSHGVTTDITALTSAGQRYTAGVWARLEAGAAPTRVTITAIENGERAVAVAAATTVTADGWTSVAGDYTRAADATRVQIVVSAESATDSFLIDDALLTAYSSTVGVIPDTKPLKDAMPFPLGAATYQRFTTGGPGEVLSRHFDQVTPENYMKPEAWYTADRSFVTSNPEADALMDWAKSTGGRVYGHVLAWHSQIPGWFFQNDQGGALTSSDADKAVLRGRLKAHIDNIAKYFADRYGPYGSAGNPLTAWDVVNEVIADSTSASSNGMRTSNWYNVLGEGFVDDAFRFADEAFNHTYAAPGSARPVSLFINEYGTEGGDNASSKLQRYYDLVTRLLAREVPVDGVGHQFHVSLNTPVGNLDLALKKFEALPVVQAVTEFDVATGFPATERLLIRQGTYVGQAFDIFRAHDANKDLYSVTVWGLADLGSWRYYEGAPLLFDDYYQPKWAYAGAIGAPIPAEPKALSVFGGDVALDAHAFTAPTWSALARTAIREGSDFAARWSADHLTLHVRSNDTSTSADDAVVVQVDGVAYELRRDGTGDLPGVAKNTATGWETVVHVPAADLRAGSALKFNVVVRDGVNEQGWNAPGISGDLTLLEDLSTVDIVRTVSAPDIDGSVDPAWADAHPVTTGKAVNGTDTASAEVRSLWSGSDDTLYLLAQVTDPMIDTSASAAHEKDSVEFFVDLGNTKSGAYTAGDMQLRINANGERSFGAGDAAAQSARVASAVARVDGGYIVEAAIAMNGHGGPGAHVGLDFQVNDAADGRRIGVRTWADPTGSGWNSTGRWGVGTFVTGEDAAPMAIVLGSPSVVAGGAVSAQLSGFTPGDLLELSVEPAAGASTRALAAEASVPVSTVPVAIDENGGASVSVPIPADTAAGDYTVRARQVGTLLADAALTVTAPTTPGDGGGTDHGSGTPGTGGQPSGGQASGSLSSTGGDASGLIGATLGGVLLLAAGALLLRRRRLVR, encoded by the coding sequence ATGAACTCGCCCTCCCCGCTCGCCCGCAGACGATGGGCGGTCGCTCTCGCGGCATCCCTCGCTGCGGGCGCACTGCTCGCACCGGCCGCCGCCGCTGCGGCGACACCGACTCCGGCACCGGTCACCGTCCTGTTCTCGAACTTCGAGCAGGGCCGCATCGCCCCTTGGGTCGCCTACGGCGACGGCGTCTCGCTGTCGAGTTATCACACGGTGCGCCTGAGCCACGAGACGAGCCTTCGGGTCGCGCAGCGCACGCAGTCCTCGCACGGCGTGACGACCGACATCACCGCTCTGACCTCCGCCGGACAGCGGTACACGGCGGGCGTCTGGGCACGCCTGGAGGCCGGCGCCGCGCCGACCCGGGTGACCATCACAGCCATCGAGAACGGCGAGCGTGCCGTCGCGGTCGCCGCGGCCACAACGGTGACCGCGGACGGGTGGACGAGCGTGGCGGGCGACTACACGCGCGCGGCCGACGCGACGCGAGTACAGATCGTCGTGTCGGCGGAGAGCGCGACCGACTCGTTCCTCATCGACGACGCCCTTCTGACCGCGTACTCGTCGACGGTCGGCGTCATCCCCGACACGAAGCCGCTGAAGGATGCCATGCCCTTCCCCCTGGGAGCGGCGACCTACCAGCGGTTCACCACCGGAGGCCCGGGCGAGGTCCTCTCGCGTCACTTCGATCAGGTGACGCCCGAGAACTACATGAAGCCCGAGGCCTGGTACACGGCCGACCGGTCCTTCGTCACGTCGAACCCCGAAGCCGACGCCCTGATGGACTGGGCGAAGAGCACCGGCGGGCGCGTCTACGGCCACGTCCTCGCCTGGCACAGCCAGATCCCCGGCTGGTTCTTCCAGAACGATCAGGGCGGCGCGCTCACGTCCTCCGACGCCGACAAAGCGGTGCTCCGTGGACGCCTGAAGGCGCACATCGACAACATCGCGAAGTACTTCGCCGACCGCTACGGGCCGTACGGGTCCGCCGGCAACCCGTTGACCGCGTGGGACGTGGTCAACGAGGTCATCGCGGATTCGACCTCCGCGTCCAGCAACGGCATGCGAACGAGCAACTGGTACAACGTCCTCGGCGAGGGCTTCGTCGACGACGCCTTCCGCTTCGCGGACGAGGCTTTCAACCACACCTATGCCGCACCCGGATCCGCGCGACCGGTATCGCTGTTCATCAACGAGTACGGCACCGAGGGCGGCGACAACGCCTCCTCCAAGCTGCAGCGCTACTACGACCTCGTCACACGCCTGCTCGCTCGCGAGGTTCCCGTCGACGGTGTCGGCCACCAGTTCCACGTGAGCCTGAACACCCCTGTCGGCAACCTCGACCTGGCACTGAAGAAGTTCGAGGCGCTCCCCGTCGTGCAGGCCGTGACGGAGTTCGACGTCGCGACCGGGTTCCCGGCCACCGAGCGCCTGCTGATCCGTCAGGGCACCTACGTCGGGCAGGCCTTCGACATCTTCCGCGCACACGACGCGAACAAAGATCTCTACTCGGTGACCGTCTGGGGCCTGGCCGACCTCGGCTCCTGGCGCTACTACGAGGGCGCACCGCTGCTGTTCGACGACTACTACCAGCCCAAGTGGGCCTACGCGGGAGCCATCGGCGCTCCGATCCCCGCGGAGCCGAAGGCGCTGTCGGTCTTCGGCGGCGATGTCGCCCTCGACGCCCACGCGTTCACCGCCCCCACCTGGAGCGCGCTGGCCCGCACAGCGATCCGCGAAGGTTCCGACTTCGCCGCGCGCTGGAGCGCAGATCACCTGACCCTGCATGTGCGCAGCAACGACACGAGCACGAGTGCGGATGACGCCGTCGTCGTGCAGGTGGACGGCGTCGCGTACGAGCTGCGGCGCGACGGGACGGGAGACCTGCCCGGCGTCGCCAAGAACACCGCAACCGGCTGGGAGACGGTCGTCCACGTTCCCGCAGCGGACCTGCGCGCCGGCTCGGCGCTGAAGTTCAACGTCGTCGTCCGCGACGGCGTGAACGAACAGGGATGGAACGCCCCCGGCATCAGCGGGGATCTGACCCTCCTCGAGGATCTGTCCACGGTCGACATCGTCCGCACCGTGTCGGCCCCCGACATCGACGGCTCCGTCGACCCCGCCTGGGCGGATGCCCACCCCGTCACCACCGGCAAGGCCGTGAACGGCACCGACACCGCATCGGCCGAGGTCCGGTCGCTGTGGAGCGGTAGCGATGACACTCTGTACCTGCTGGCACAGGTGACCGACCCGATGATCGACACCTCGGCATCCGCCGCCCACGAGAAGGACTCGGTCGAGTTCTTCGTCGACCTGGGCAACACGAAGTCGGGTGCGTACACGGCCGGCGACATGCAGCTGCGCATCAACGCGAACGGCGAGCGCAGCTTCGGCGCCGGTGACGCCGCGGCCCAGTCGGCACGCGTGGCCTCCGCGGTCGCACGGGTCGACGGCGGCTACATCGTCGAAGCGGCCATCGCCATGAACGGTCATGGCGGGCCCGGTGCGCACGTGGGCCTGGACTTCCAGGTCAACGACGCCGCCGACGGCCGGCGCATCGGGGTGCGGACCTGGGCCGATCCGACCGGATCGGGCTGGAACAGCACCGGGCGCTGGGGCGTCGGAACCTTCGTCACCGGTGAGGATGCCGCACCGATGGCGATCGTGCTGGGGTCCCCGTCCGTCGTCGCGGGTGGCGCGGTGAGCGCTCAGCTCTCGGGCTTCACGCCCGGAGACCTGTTGGAGCTCTCGGTGGAACCGGCCGCGGGCGCATCGACACGAGCGCTCGCTGCGGAGGCATCCGTCCCCGTGTCGACCGTCCCGGTCGCGATCGACGAGAACGGTGGAGCGAGCGTCAGCGTCCCGATCCCCGCCGACACGGCGGCCGGTGACTACACGGTGCGCGCTCGGCAGGTCGGCACACTTCTCGCCGATGCCGCGCTCACGGTGACGGCCCCGACGACTCCCGGCGACGGCGGCGGCACGGACCACGGTTCGGGCACCCCGGGTACGGGCGGCCAGCCGTCCGGAGGTCAGGCCTCCGGGTCGCTGTCATCGACGGGTGGCGACGCCTCGGGACTGATCGGAGCGACCCTCGGCGGCGTGCTCCTGCTCGCGGCCGGCGCACTCCTGCTGCGACGGCGGCGTCTCGTGCGCTGA
- a CDS encoding AAA family ATPase — translation MRLHTLELTGFGPFRETQRVDFDAFADDGVFLITGRTGAGKSSILDGVSFALYGTVPRYEGADKRLRSDHCALTDPTEVRLEFTIGDARWRVTRSPDYERPAKRGGGLTTEIARAELDELVGGVWVGRAARPRDVGLALGELLGLGAQQFQQVILLAQNKFSRFLLAPGDERQTLLRALFGTRRFEQYRDELDRRRRETQKRLDAAGGHARTLIGLADALVVEHALGPHPTDDDDPASDSPPIARPDDLSARRVALIDAMTRTDYLVEQTVTEQQLSDAAWRAAAASHTALEDRARRGRERAALRQRLDDLDARAPEIDADRARHDRARYAETLRAPIELLERADRAWQEAERAREAALAAWVASGGSPEADPAARIDELTADLARWADAAALERAQADLRGRIEAQAAEVTRFDEALAELATRLAAIPDERARLDAEIDRARAGAARVDDLRRRHVEVAAQCEAAREAAALAQTSDAAERRHLAASDDAALAAAAVAELLRRRWAGAAGELAEHLVDGEPCAVCGSLAHPHPAVRSGDPVTDDHLAAAEDRRDRTAVAAADAAEAARAARDLLSETRARSGDRELAAVEAALLLIRDELETAESDARALVRLAEQREALTALAESAARESATVAEQRAERSDALAAARADVARADAVISDARGSFRSVAERVADGEVSRALARTLVEAVHTAAERQRSQRSARADLDTRLASSGFETVDAARAALLPASERDELDARLTAHAAELRATRERLLELELDLADAGEEATDAGVAASAETVEAADARRTAAIAAARDANLTAHRLRELVQQIDDAMADVDGVAAEAAVVGRLADTVSGRAPNTMKMDLETFVLAAELEEIVAAANLRLSEMSAGRYTLHHSDARASRGRASGLGIDVLDAHTGKLRAPHSLSGGETFLASLALALGLGEVVTSRAGGIRLDTLFVDEGFGSLDPETLELAMRTLDDLRAGGRTVGVISHVEAMKEQLPAQLLVEATGEGPSRIRQDGVEAA, via the coding sequence GTGAGGCTGCACACGCTCGAGCTCACCGGGTTCGGTCCTTTCCGCGAGACGCAGCGGGTCGACTTCGACGCGTTCGCCGACGACGGCGTCTTCCTGATCACGGGGCGCACCGGGGCGGGTAAATCGAGCATTCTCGACGGGGTGAGCTTCGCCCTCTACGGCACCGTGCCGCGCTACGAGGGCGCGGACAAGCGTCTGCGCAGCGACCACTGCGCTCTCACCGATCCGACCGAGGTGCGACTCGAGTTCACGATCGGCGACGCCCGGTGGCGGGTGACGCGATCGCCCGACTACGAGCGGCCCGCCAAGCGCGGGGGCGGGCTCACGACCGAGATCGCCCGGGCCGAACTCGACGAGCTCGTCGGCGGCGTGTGGGTCGGTCGCGCCGCGCGGCCCCGCGACGTCGGTCTCGCCCTCGGAGAGCTGCTCGGCCTCGGGGCGCAGCAGTTCCAGCAGGTCATCCTGCTCGCCCAGAACAAGTTCTCCCGCTTCTTGCTCGCCCCCGGCGACGAACGGCAGACGCTGCTGCGCGCGCTGTTCGGAACGCGGCGGTTCGAGCAGTACCGCGACGAGCTCGACCGGCGTCGGCGCGAGACCCAGAAGAGGCTCGACGCCGCCGGCGGTCATGCGCGAACGCTCATCGGCCTCGCCGACGCGCTCGTCGTCGAGCACGCACTCGGGCCGCACCCCACGGACGATGACGACCCCGCCTCGGACTCGCCGCCCATTGCCCGACCCGACGACCTCTCTGCTCGTCGCGTCGCGCTGATCGACGCGATGACGCGCACCGACTACCTCGTCGAGCAGACCGTGACCGAGCAGCAGCTGAGCGATGCCGCCTGGCGCGCCGCGGCGGCGTCGCACACCGCGCTCGAAGACCGGGCGCGGCGCGGTCGCGAGCGGGCGGCGCTCAGGCAGCGGCTGGACGACCTGGACGCGCGTGCGCCCGAGATCGACGCAGACCGGGCGCGGCACGATCGGGCACGGTACGCAGAGACGCTGCGGGCCCCGATCGAGCTGCTCGAGCGCGCCGACCGCGCGTGGCAGGAGGCGGAGAGGGCTCGCGAAGCCGCTCTCGCCGCGTGGGTCGCGTCCGGCGGATCGCCGGAGGCCGACCCCGCGGCACGGATCGACGAGCTGACCGCCGACCTCGCGCGCTGGGCGGATGCCGCCGCGCTCGAGCGCGCTCAGGCCGATCTCCGCGGACGTATCGAGGCGCAGGCCGCCGAGGTCACCCGATTCGACGAGGCGCTCGCCGAGCTCGCGACGCGTCTCGCGGCGATCCCCGACGAGCGCGCGCGGCTCGATGCGGAGATCGATCGAGCCCGCGCAGGCGCCGCCCGCGTCGACGACCTGCGGCGACGCCACGTCGAGGTCGCCGCCCAATGCGAGGCCGCGCGCGAGGCCGCGGCGCTCGCACAGACGAGCGACGCCGCCGAACGCCGCCACCTCGCGGCCAGCGACGACGCCGCCCTCGCCGCGGCGGCGGTGGCGGAGCTGCTGCGCCGCCGGTGGGCGGGAGCCGCAGGCGAACTGGCCGAGCATCTCGTCGACGGCGAGCCCTGCGCGGTCTGCGGATCCCTCGCTCACCCGCATCCGGCGGTGCGGTCAGGCGACCCCGTCACCGACGACCACCTCGCCGCCGCCGAAGACCGGCGCGACCGGACGGCGGTCGCAGCGGCGGATGCCGCGGAGGCGGCCCGCGCGGCGCGGGACCTCCTGTCCGAGACGCGGGCCCGCTCGGGCGATCGCGAGCTCGCCGCCGTGGAGGCGGCCCTGCTGCTCATCCGCGACGAGCTCGAGACGGCGGAGTCCGACGCGCGGGCACTCGTGCGTCTTGCGGAGCAGCGCGAGGCTCTCACCGCTCTCGCCGAGAGCGCGGCACGCGAGAGCGCGACCGTCGCCGAACAGCGTGCGGAGCGCTCCGACGCGCTCGCCGCCGCACGGGCCGACGTCGCGCGCGCCGACGCCGTGATCTCCGACGCCCGTGGATCGTTCCGCAGCGTCGCCGAGCGCGTCGCCGATGGAGAGGTCTCCCGCGCGCTCGCGCGCACCCTCGTCGAGGCCGTGCACACCGCCGCCGAGCGGCAGCGGTCGCAACGGTCGGCGCGCGCCGACCTCGATACGCGGCTGGCCTCGAGCGGCTTCGAGACCGTCGACGCGGCGCGCGCGGCTCTTCTCCCGGCATCCGAGCGGGATGAGCTCGACGCACGCCTCACTGCCCACGCCGCCGAGCTGCGGGCGACGCGTGAGCGCCTGCTCGAGCTCGAACTCGACCTGGCCGACGCCGGCGAGGAGGCCACGGATGCCGGCGTCGCAGCTTCCGCCGAAACGGTCGAGGCCGCCGACGCGCGCCGCACCGCGGCGATCGCCGCGGCACGGGATGCCAATCTCACCGCGCACCGCCTGCGCGAGCTCGTGCAGCAGATCGACGACGCGATGGCCGATGTCGACGGCGTCGCGGCTGAGGCCGCGGTCGTCGGCCGCCTCGCCGACACCGTCTCGGGGCGCGCCCCCAACACGATGAAGATGGATCTCGAGACGTTCGTGCTCGCCGCCGAGCTCGAGGAGATCGTCGCCGCGGCGAACCTCCGTCTGTCGGAGATGTCCGCGGGGCGGTACACGCTCCACCATTCCGACGCCCGGGCATCACGAGGCCGCGCCTCGGGTCTCGGCATCGACGTGCTCGATGCGCACACGGGCAAGCTGAGGGCGCCGCACTCCCTCTCCGGAGGGGAGACCTTCCTCGCCTCGCTCGCGCTGGCCCTGGGGCTCGGCGAGGTCGTGACCTCGCGCGCAGGGGGCATCCGTCTCGACACGCTGTTCGTCGACGAGGGGTTCGGCTCGCTCGACCCCGAGACGCTCGAGCTCGCGATGCGCACCCTGGACGATCTGCGGGCCGGCGGGCGCACCGTCGGTGTGATCAGCCACGTCGAGGCGATGAAGGAACAGCTCCCCGCGCAGCTGCTCGTCGAGGCGACCGGCGAGGGGCCCAGCCGCATCCGTCAGGACGGGGTCGAGGCCGCCTGA
- a CDS encoding FUSC family protein → MNWSPLAARRSPLLQVAKSAVATLVAWLVAGALVQGPPPVFAAIAALLTVQPSISQSFGRGVERTVGVVAGVVVASSIGMMLGAGFVSVALAVVAVLLIAWALRAVPGTANQMAISALLVLAIGTTTPHYAVDRIVETVIGAVIGLIVNIAIVPPVTLGPARERVAALTAGVGTALDDLGDALLSPQTTGGLTALLTRARSLRAAATAAESALADARDSLTLNPLRRRRSEDVALLERDVRRVSAIATQVIGMTRAFVDEYDDTVAGDPSAAAIAEQLHRAAHDVRMSPSGTTAPPEEPPALTRPLEIVQAPPTHWLLIGSMLVDLRRIHDGLAEADHR, encoded by the coding sequence ATGAACTGGTCGCCGCTCGCCGCCCGCCGTTCGCCCCTGTTGCAGGTCGCGAAGTCGGCGGTCGCGACCCTGGTGGCCTGGCTCGTCGCCGGGGCGCTGGTCCAGGGCCCTCCCCCGGTGTTCGCGGCGATCGCGGCCCTGCTGACCGTCCAGCCGAGCATCAGCCAGTCGTTCGGTCGCGGCGTGGAACGCACGGTCGGCGTCGTGGCTGGCGTGGTCGTGGCCTCGTCGATCGGCATGATGCTCGGCGCCGGATTCGTCAGTGTGGCACTCGCGGTGGTCGCGGTTTTGCTCATCGCCTGGGCGCTGCGGGCGGTTCCGGGCACGGCGAACCAGATGGCGATCAGCGCGCTGCTCGTGCTGGCCATCGGCACCACCACCCCGCACTACGCCGTCGACCGCATCGTCGAGACCGTCATCGGCGCGGTCATCGGCCTCATCGTGAACATCGCGATCGTTCCCCCCGTGACCCTCGGACCGGCCCGGGAGCGGGTCGCCGCTCTCACCGCCGGCGTCGGCACAGCCCTCGACGACCTCGGCGACGCTCTGCTGTCGCCCCAGACCACGGGCGGCCTCACCGCACTGCTCACCCGTGCCCGCTCGCTGCGTGCCGCCGCGACGGCGGCCGAGTCCGCGCTGGCGGATGCCCGGGACTCGCTCACCCTCAATCCGCTGCGTCGCCGCCGGTCCGAGGACGTCGCCCTCCTCGAGCGCGACGTCCGGCGCGTGTCGGCCATCGCGACGCAGGTCATCGGCATGACGCGCGCGTTCGTGGACGAGTACGACGACACGGTCGCGGGCGACCCATCGGCCGCCGCGATCGCCGAGCAGCTGCACCGCGCCGCGCACGACGTGCGGATGAGCCCCTCCGGGACGACAGCGCCGCCCGAGGAGCCGCCCGCGCTGACGCGGCCTCTCGAGATCGTGCAGGCGCCGCCGACCCACTGGCTGCTGATCGGATCGATGCTCGTCGACCTGCGCCGCATCCACGACGGACTCGCCGAGGCGGACCACCGCTGA